Proteins co-encoded in one Sulfurimonas sp. HSL1-2 genomic window:
- a CDS encoding cation:proton antiporter, with product MHSFAPEIMLITLLAVVVISDTLADRLKVPAVFLLLIGSYLVYHLLPAAVPLDLRLHFDTVILLCIPLIFMGDALHLHFADVRRFGFEIFYLAVFAVALSIAAGASLYQLELFAPLSLGGYVALFAINMATDAVSVQSVLSRFEGIGHDLKVLIEGESLGNDATAVIAFFFVGLPWMLNGSIDPAAASFDALRVFAVSLGLGIAMGFGFYLLMKLVEHQRGEFFIFVVEGYAAYVLGEELHVSGILTLIAAIIATKAWIDADLRRSEAREARKTKSYRLEQLYHQLRFGGYQATTEQRLEYIFEMAKEFGYLATVMIFFTLAEMVDYEQLWYYRYEILAMFAATTLIRALSMAKFALFGHRFNLIKPVGFEGWFILTFSGMKGALSIILVHMIPDSFAHKALFESVTIGVVMLSIFGYGVTLWGYFVLKSRGAAAAVQAHRG from the coding sequence ATGCACTCTTTTGCCCCCGAAATCATGCTGATCACCCTCTTGGCCGTGGTTGTCATCTCCGATACACTGGCCGACCGTCTGAAGGTCCCCGCCGTCTTTTTACTGCTGATCGGCTCCTACCTCGTCTACCACCTGCTGCCCGCTGCCGTACCGCTCGATCTGCGGCTCCACTTCGATACCGTGATTCTGCTCTGTATCCCGCTCATCTTTATGGGGGATGCGCTGCACCTGCATTTTGCGGATGTGCGGCGTTTCGGCTTCGAAATCTTCTACCTGGCGGTCTTCGCCGTGGCGCTCTCCATCGCGGCGGGAGCGAGCCTGTACCAGTTGGAACTCTTCGCCCCGCTGAGCCTGGGTGGCTATGTGGCGCTGTTTGCGATCAACATGGCGACCGATGCGGTGAGCGTGCAGTCGGTGCTGTCGCGCTTCGAGGGGATCGGTCACGACCTCAAGGTGCTGATCGAGGGCGAATCGCTCGGCAATGACGCCACGGCAGTCATCGCCTTCTTCTTCGTCGGGCTGCCGTGGATGCTGAACGGGTCGATTGACCCGGCAGCGGCTTCGTTCGACGCGCTGCGGGTCTTCGCGGTCAGTCTCGGCCTCGGGATCGCGATGGGGTTCGGGTTCTACCTGCTGATGAAGCTGGTCGAGCACCAGCGCGGGGAGTTCTTTATCTTCGTCGTCGAAGGGTATGCGGCCTACGTGCTGGGCGAAGAGCTGCACGTCAGCGGGATCCTGACCCTCATCGCGGCCATCATTGCCACGAAGGCATGGATCGATGCCGATCTGCGGCGCAGCGAAGCCCGTGAGGCGCGCAAAACGAAAAGTTACCGGCTTGAGCAGCTCTATCATCAGCTCCGTTTCGGCGGCTATCAGGCGACGACGGAACAGCGCCTGGAGTATATTTTCGAGATGGCAAAGGAGTTCGGCTACCTAGCGACGGTCATGATCTTCTTTACCCTGGCGGAAATGGTCGATTATGAACAGCTCTGGTATTACCGGTACGAGATCCTTGCCATGTTCGCCGCGACGACGCTGATCCGGGCACTCTCCATGGCGAAGTTCGCCCTCTTCGGCCACCGGTTCAATCTGATCAAACCGGTGGGGTTCGAGGGGTGGTTCATCCTCACCTTCAGCGGGATGAAGGGGGCACTCTCGATTATCCTCGTGCACATGATCCCCGACAGCTTTGCCCATAAGGCGCTCTTTGAATCGGTGACAATAGGCGTCGTTATGCTGAGTATCTTCGGTTACGGCGTGACGTTGTGGGGGTACTTTGTCCTGAAAAGCAGAGGGGCGGCAGCTGCGGTACAGGCACACAGGGGGTAA